One Clostridium estertheticum DNA segment encodes these proteins:
- the metG gene encoding methionine--tRNA ligase, which produces MTKKTYYITTPIYYPSANLHIGNTYTTVSADAIARFKRLTGYDVMFLAGTDEHGQKIQRIAEEKGVTPKEYVDEIVAGIKELWKIMDISYDKFIRTTDDYHKKAVQKLFKKLYDQGDIYKGAYEGWYCTPCESFWTETQAVDGKCPDCGRPVERAKEEAYFFKMSKYADRLIEYIEAHPEFIQPESRKNEMLNNFLRPGLQDLCVSRTTFNWGIPVEFDPGHVIYVWVDALSNYITALGYNGEDTSLYEKYWPADVHLIGKDILRFHTIYWPIMLMALELPLPKQVFGHGWLLFDGGVKMSKSKGNVVDPVILVNHFGVDAVRYYLLHEIPFGSDGIFTNEIFIKKTNSDLANDLGNLLSRTVTMIEKYFDGVIPAPSESADVDNELIELALAVPGKVEKAIDELKIPEALDHVWALIRRTNKYVDETSPWILGKDESQKGRLGTVLYNLAESLRMTSVLISAFLPTTSGKINDQLNVEATTWDSLASFDGTSAGTKVNKGEVMFPRIDVEAKIEELNKLVEENRKATQKPTMEKVKEEITIEDFEKIDMRVVKVLECEPMKKSKKLLKLKVDLGGEIRQVISGIAQNYKPEELIGKYVVLVANLKPVTLRGELSQGMIIAAASQDDSKLFAISIPGELPTGSTVR; this is translated from the coding sequence ATGACTAAAAAAACTTATTACATTACCACACCAATTTATTATCCATCAGCAAATCTACACATCGGCAATACTTATACAACAGTATCTGCGGATGCAATTGCTAGATTTAAGAGGCTTACGGGGTATGATGTAATGTTCTTAGCCGGAACAGATGAGCATGGTCAAAAGATTCAAAGAATAGCAGAAGAAAAAGGCGTTACTCCAAAAGAGTATGTAGATGAAATAGTAGCAGGCATAAAAGAATTGTGGAAAATAATGGACATAAGTTATGATAAGTTTATAAGAACTACAGACGATTATCATAAAAAAGCCGTTCAAAAACTATTTAAGAAGTTGTATGATCAAGGTGACATATACAAAGGTGCATATGAAGGTTGGTACTGCACTCCTTGTGAATCTTTCTGGACAGAGACTCAGGCAGTAGATGGAAAATGTCCTGATTGTGGAAGACCAGTAGAGAGAGCAAAGGAAGAAGCATATTTCTTTAAAATGTCAAAATATGCGGATAGACTTATAGAGTACATTGAAGCTCATCCTGAGTTTATCCAGCCAGAATCAAGAAAGAATGAAATGTTAAATAATTTCTTAAGACCAGGTCTTCAAGATTTATGCGTTTCAAGAACAACATTTAACTGGGGAATACCAGTAGAATTTGATCCAGGTCACGTTATATATGTATGGGTAGATGCTCTGTCTAACTATATAACGGCCCTTGGATATAATGGAGAAGATACTTCCCTTTATGAAAAATACTGGCCAGCGGATGTCCACCTAATAGGTAAAGATATACTAAGATTCCATACAATATATTGGCCAATTATGTTAATGGCATTAGAACTTCCTCTTCCTAAACAGGTATTTGGTCATGGCTGGCTTCTTTTTGATGGTGGAGTGAAAATGTCAAAATCTAAAGGAAATGTAGTAGACCCAGTAATACTAGTTAATCATTTTGGAGTAGATGCGGTAAGGTATTATTTGCTTCATGAGATACCATTTGGTTCTGATGGAATATTTACTAATGAAATATTCATAAAGAAAACAAATTCGGACCTCGCTAATGATTTAGGCAACTTGTTATCAAGAACTGTAACAATGATAGAAAAATATTTTGATGGAGTTATTCCAGCACCCTCAGAAAGTGCAGATGTTGATAATGAACTAATAGAACTAGCACTTGCAGTGCCAGGTAAAGTAGAGAAGGCTATAGATGAGCTTAAAATTCCTGAAGCATTGGATCACGTTTGGGCACTTATTAGGCGAACTAACAAGTATGTAGATGAAACTTCACCATGGATACTTGGAAAAGATGAATCCCAAAAGGGAAGACTTGGTACAGTACTGTATAATTTAGCAGAATCATTAAGAATGACATCAGTGTTAATATCAGCATTTTTACCAACTACAAGTGGTAAAATAAATGATCAACTAAATGTAGAAGCAACTACCTGGGACAGTTTGGCATCCTTTGATGGAACAAGTGCGGGAACAAAAGTTAATAAGGGTGAAGTAATGTTCCCAAGAATAGATGTGGAAGCTAAAATAGAAGAGCTTAACAAACTTGTAGAGGAAAATAGGAAAGCAACACAAAAACCTACTATGGAGAAAGTAAAAGAAGAAATAACTATAGAAGATTTCGAAAAAATAGATATGAGAGTGGTTAAAGTATTAGAATGTGAACCAATGAAGAAATCTAAAAAACTCCTTAAGTTAAAAGTAGATTTAGGCGGAGAAATAAGGCAGGTAATATCAGGAATAGCCCAGAACTATAAACCAGAAGAATTAATTGGAAAGTATGTAGTCCTAGTAGCTAATTTAAAGCCTGTTACACTTAGAGGTGAATTATCACAGGGGATGATCATTGCAGCAGCGTCTCAGGACGATAGTAAGTTATTTGCAATATCAATACCAGGGGAATTGCCTACTGGAAGTACAGTAAGGTAA
- a CDS encoding DUF445 family protein, protein MKFLIGSLVGAVIGYITNWLAIKMLFKPHKEIRIGKFKVPFTPGLIPKEKSRIAKSVGEAIGQNLLTKETIIQSLCSENMNEQLDSWVQTKISAIENSEATVENEIKGLLGDEYSNFLGNTNSNISKLFIEYINEEDAKQAIAKYVSTQIMLELTASPQAICESELYNSIKNKMISAAIEYKGTEGFYGEIQNILDEKLNDLKVLDKNFEEVIPKGIIDNVKVYVYGKRYDIAMAIKKIMKEEKNRKKLRKIVGETITTKLNPMIAMFVNADNTYEKVVTGINEFLDEDENHNDIALIINDIIDKFLKSSISSVFSEFSKEGIDDGLKPLIDLFTTKIVDEKLIRNTFDKLEDKFNNYISIEAVLETTGIDYKNAIEKIIKSRIEAMAESNSVKIKITEIVSLLINRLLNVEIKSIFVGEGDKVSKSISKVVKELYNKFIENKAADVIEVLDVAKIAEDKINEFDVAFSEKIILEIASKELSAITWLGALLGAIMGLLSPILGSL, encoded by the coding sequence ATGAAATTTCTTATAGGTTCCTTAGTTGGAGCTGTTATCGGGTACATAACCAATTGGTTAGCTATAAAAATGTTGTTTAAGCCACACAAAGAGATTAGAATCGGTAAATTCAAAGTTCCATTTACCCCAGGACTTATACCAAAAGAAAAGTCTAGGATAGCTAAAAGTGTAGGTGAGGCCATAGGCCAGAATCTTTTGACGAAGGAAACAATTATACAGTCATTATGCAGTGAAAATATGAATGAACAATTGGATTCTTGGGTGCAAACTAAAATTAGTGCTATAGAAAATAGCGAGGCTACAGTAGAAAATGAGATAAAAGGCTTATTAGGTGATGAGTATTCTAATTTTTTAGGGAATACTAATAGTAATATTTCTAAATTATTTATTGAATATATAAATGAAGAAGATGCTAAACAAGCCATTGCTAAATATGTAAGCACCCAAATAATGTTAGAATTAACAGCATCGCCACAAGCAATTTGTGAAAGTGAATTATATAATTCAATAAAAAATAAGATGATAAGTGCGGCTATTGAGTATAAGGGTACAGAGGGTTTTTACGGAGAGATTCAAAATATATTAGATGAAAAGTTAAATGACTTAAAGGTTTTAGATAAGAATTTTGAGGAAGTTATACCTAAAGGGATAATAGATAATGTGAAAGTATATGTTTATGGCAAAAGATATGATATAGCTATGGCAATAAAGAAAATAATGAAAGAAGAAAAAAATAGGAAAAAATTGAGGAAAATTGTAGGAGAAACAATAACAACTAAACTAAATCCCATGATAGCAATGTTCGTGAATGCTGACAATACTTATGAAAAAGTTGTTACGGGTATAAATGAATTCTTAGATGAAGATGAAAACCATAATGATATTGCACTAATTATTAATGATATAATAGACAAGTTTTTGAAGAGCTCAATATCTAGCGTGTTTTCTGAATTTTCTAAAGAAGGTATTGACGATGGGTTAAAGCCTCTAATTGATTTGTTTACAACAAAGATTGTAGATGAAAAACTTATTAGAAATACCTTTGATAAGCTTGAGGATAAGTTTAATAATTATATATCTATTGAGGCGGTACTGGAAACAACAGGAATAGATTATAAAAATGCAATAGAAAAAATTATAAAGAGTCGAATAGAAGCTATGGCGGAAAGCAATTCTGTTAAAATAAAAATCACAGAAATAGTTTCATTGTTAATTAATAGATTGTTAAATGTTGAGATTAAATCAATATTTGTGGGAGAAGGGGACAAAGTATCTAAGTCTATTTCTAAAGTGGTTAAAGAATTATACAATAAATTTATAGAGAATAAGGCTGCTGATGTAATTGAAGTGTTAGATGTAGCTAAAATAGCTGAAGATAAAATTAATGAATTTGATGTAGCTTTTTCAGAAAAAATCATACTGGAAATTGCTAGTAAAGAGTTAAGCGCAATAACTTGGCTAGGAGCACTGCTAGGAGCAATTATGGGATTACTATCTCCTATATTAGGTTCACTTTAA
- a CDS encoding TatD family hydrolase, giving the protein MIFDSHAHYDDDAFNEDREKIILGLKDKGVIGVLNCGASLEGARRSVELSSEYDFIYSAVGIHPEYAGIVNEEVIEELRNLAQNPKVKAIGEIGLDYYYEENPPRDIQKAAFKLQMELARELKLPVVIHDRDAHKDTLDILKEFPEVIGTVHCFSGSVEFAVECLKLGYYIGFTGVITFKNAKKIAEVAKVVPMDRILVETDCPYMAPEPNRGKRNQSDYIEFIIEKISEIKGKTIEEIENITIFNIKELLKINK; this is encoded by the coding sequence ATGATATTTGATTCACATGCACATTATGATGATGATGCTTTTAATGAAGATAGAGAAAAAATAATACTGGGATTAAAGGATAAGGGTGTAATAGGGGTTTTAAACTGTGGTGCATCATTGGAAGGTGCACGAAGGTCAGTAGAATTATCAAGTGAATATGACTTTATATATTCGGCAGTAGGAATCCATCCTGAGTATGCAGGCATTGTTAATGAGGAAGTTATTGAAGAACTAAGGAATTTAGCTCAAAACCCAAAGGTAAAAGCAATAGGAGAAATAGGGCTAGATTATTATTATGAAGAAAACCCACCTAGAGATATTCAAAAGGCTGCATTTAAACTTCAAATGGAGTTAGCAAGAGAACTTAAATTACCGGTGGTTATACACGACAGGGATGCTCACAAAGATACTTTAGATATATTAAAGGAATTTCCTGAGGTTATTGGCACCGTTCACTGCTTCTCAGGAAGTGTTGAATTTGCTGTGGAATGTTTAAAGTTGGGGTATTATATAGGATTTACTGGAGTCATAACCTTTAAGAATGCAAAAAAAATAGCAGAGGTTGCAAAGGTTGTACCAATGGATAGGATACTAGTAGAAACTGATTGTCCATATATGGCACCAGAACCAAATAGAGGTAAAAGAAATCAGTCTGATTACATTGAGTTCATAATAGAAAAGATATCAGAAATCAAGGGCAAAACCATAGAAGAAATAGAAAATATAACAATTTTTAACATAAAAGAGTTGCTAAAAATAAACAAATAG
- a CDS encoding 3D domain-containing protein, giving the protein MMKNAKNNLKYYFSNGPKTVFIVMMLLTCITVTIFNMKKVISVIVDGKSIQVITLKSNVNQILKTNNIALGAKDQITVSLDSEVKDGDKIYIKKAVNVKVKVDGKELNIQTAENTVADMLKAENIVLSGEDKVTPLKSDSLKSGLQVQITRVNTDVLQEVKAIDFATEFKNSNELDKGVKKVIQTGKAGQKVITSSVVYENGKEVSRKLVSEKLKSQPVKQIVALGTLGVYTPSRGGDIHYTEKLRVRATAYNADFDSTGKSPGDSGYGITSTGVRAKRNTDGYSTIAVDPRVIPLGTKLWVDGYGLAIAEDIGGAIKGNHIDLYFDSNNEMMDWGSRSVDIYILK; this is encoded by the coding sequence ATGATGAAAAACGCGAAAAATAATTTGAAGTACTATTTTTCAAACGGGCCCAAGACAGTTTTTATAGTAATGATGTTATTAACATGTATTACGGTGACTATATTTAACATGAAAAAAGTTATATCGGTTATTGTTGATGGAAAGTCCATACAAGTTATAACTTTAAAAAGCAATGTTAATCAAATACTAAAAACTAATAATATAGCACTAGGGGCAAAAGATCAAATAACAGTTAGTTTAGACAGTGAAGTAAAAGACGGAGACAAAATATATATAAAAAAAGCTGTAAATGTTAAAGTTAAAGTTGATGGGAAAGAATTGAATATTCAAACTGCCGAAAATACAGTAGCAGATATGCTGAAAGCAGAAAATATTGTATTAAGTGGTGAGGACAAGGTTACCCCGTTAAAAAGTGATTCGCTAAAATCAGGGTTACAAGTACAAATAACAAGAGTAAACACTGATGTTCTTCAAGAAGTTAAAGCGATTGACTTTGCAACTGAATTTAAAAACAGCAACGAATTGGACAAAGGTGTAAAAAAAGTTATTCAAACAGGAAAAGCGGGTCAGAAGGTTATTACTTCATCTGTTGTCTATGAAAATGGCAAAGAGGTATCTAGAAAATTAGTAAGTGAAAAACTTAAATCACAGCCGGTTAAGCAAATAGTTGCACTAGGTACTCTTGGTGTATATACACCATCACGTGGAGGCGACATTCATTATACTGAAAAGCTTAGGGTTAGGGCAACAGCATATAATGCTGATTTTGATAGCACTGGTAAAAGCCCTGGTGATTCTGGCTATGGTATAACTTCCACTGGAGTGAGGGCAAAAAGAAACACAGATGGCTATAGTACTATAGCTGTGGACCCTAGAGTTATTCCACTGGGAACCAAGCTTTGGGTAGATGGATATGGACTTGCAATTGCTGAAGATATAGGTGGAGCAATAAAAGGTAATCATATAGATTTATATTTCGATTCAAATAATGAAATGATGGATTGGGGATCTCGGAGTGTCGATATTTATATTTTGAAGTAG
- the rnmV gene encoding ribonuclease M5, protein MIKEVIVVEGRDDVTAVKRAVDAELISVGGFGINEKIINKIREAQKRNGVIIFTDPDFAGEKIRRIISKRVANVKHAYISQKEGTKDGDIGVENASPETILRALETAKFEVQEKRSEYNIKDMIFFKLTADSRAKERRDALGKELGIGYGNSSQFITRLNNYGIVKEEFIEALKKIDKEMDYGKFNH, encoded by the coding sequence ATGATTAAAGAAGTAATAGTAGTTGAAGGAAGAGACGATGTTACAGCGGTTAAAAGAGCAGTAGATGCTGAGCTAATTTCTGTAGGTGGTTTTGGAATCAACGAAAAGATAATCAACAAAATAAGAGAAGCTCAAAAACGAAATGGCGTAATAATCTTTACTGATCCAGACTTTGCTGGAGAAAAAATAAGAAGAATTATTTCCAAAAGAGTAGCAAATGTAAAGCATGCATATATATCTCAAAAGGAAGGTACCAAAGATGGAGATATTGGTGTTGAAAACGCATCACCTGAAACAATATTAAGAGCTCTAGAAACTGCAAAATTTGAAGTTCAAGAGAAAAGAAGTGAATATAATATAAAGGATATGATATTTTTCAAGTTGACAGCCGATAGTAGAGCAAAAGAAAGACGGGATGCACTAGGGAAAGAATTAGGTATAGGATACGGTAATTCCTCACAATTTATAACTAGGTTAAATAATTATGGAATTGTAAAGGAAGAATTTATAGAAGCCCTTAAAAAGATAGATAAGGAGATGGACTATGGAAAATTTAACCATTAG
- the rsmA gene encoding 16S rRNA (adenine(1518)-N(6)/adenine(1519)-N(6))-dimethyltransferase RsmA: MENLTISEVAKKYEFRFKKGLGQNFLIDDSVLEDVVNGAEVNEEDFIIEIGPGFGTLTRELLKRAKSVCAIELDEKLFPILEEELKDYNNFELIHKDALKVDFNELMGDEKSVKLVANLPYYLTTPIIVNLLTKGYDFKSLTIMIQKEVGERIDSDPGCKAYGAFSILVQYYCDTKIIRLVPPSAFIPQPKVESIVIRLDRLKEPKVKVKDEALFFSIVRKSFNMRRKTLWNGIKDIGIGKEELLKCFERANIDSSRRGETLSLQEFALLSDEIGSIK; encoded by the coding sequence ATGGAAAATTTAACCATTAGCGAAGTTGCAAAGAAATATGAGTTTAGGTTTAAAAAGGGCCTGGGTCAAAATTTTTTGATAGATGACTCTGTGCTAGAAGACGTGGTTAATGGAGCAGAGGTTAATGAAGAGGATTTTATTATAGAAATAGGACCGGGGTTTGGAACATTAACTAGAGAACTTTTAAAAAGAGCTAAAAGTGTTTGCGCAATTGAATTGGATGAAAAGCTTTTTCCCATTTTAGAAGAGGAACTTAAAGATTACAATAATTTTGAGCTTATTCATAAGGATGCTCTTAAAGTAGATTTTAATGAACTTATGGGGGATGAAAAATCCGTAAAGCTGGTGGCTAATTTACCATATTATCTCACCACTCCAATAATTGTTAACTTACTTACCAAAGGTTATGATTTTAAATCACTAACTATAATGATACAAAAGGAAGTTGGAGAAAGGATAGACTCTGATCCCGGCTGCAAGGCTTATGGAGCCTTTTCAATATTAGTTCAATACTACTGTGATACAAAAATTATACGATTAGTGCCACCATCAGCATTTATTCCACAGCCCAAGGTAGAATCTATTGTTATTAGATTAGATAGATTAAAGGAGCCCAAGGTTAAGGTTAAAGATGAGGCCTTATTCTTTTCTATAGTAAGGAAATCTTTTAATATGAGAAGAAAAACTTTATGGAATGGTATCAAAGATATTGGTATTGGTAAAGAAGAATTACTAAAATGTTTTGAAAGAGCAAACATTGATTCTAGTAGAAGAGGCGAAACACTATCACTTCAAGAATTCGCGTTGCTTTCAGATGAAATAGGGTCTATAAAATAA
- a CDS encoding cold-shock protein: MKTGTVKWFNSEKGFGFLSVEGEEDVFVHFSAIQGDGYKSLEEGQQVQFEITTGARGPQASNVTRL; encoded by the coding sequence ATGAAAACAGGTACAGTTAAATGGTTTAATTCAGAAAAAGGGTTTGGATTCTTATCCGTAGAAGGAGAAGAAGATGTATTCGTACATTTTTCAGCTATTCAAGGAGACGGATATAAATCTTTAGAAGAAGGACAACAAGTTCAATTCGAAATAACTACTGGAGCTAGAGGACCTCAAGCTTCAAACGTTACTAGATTATAA